The Planktothrix tepida PCC 9214 genome contains the following window.
TTTCTGAGGAACTGACAGGATTTAAACCAACAAATAAGGCAACTTGTTCTCCTTGGCGTTCTAAGTTTAATAATTTAGCGCGTTCAATTTTGAGGGAAGGGGATGAATGGGTTAAACGATGTCTGAAGTTAAAGGCGGGTTGTTCTTGTAGAGATTCTAGCAGAGATTCAATCTGTTCTACCGCTTCCCAACTCGCAGTAAAGATTCCTTGTAACCAATGGCTTAAAATCGGTTTTTCCTTTAAACTCTCCAGATAATCAATCCATTCTAAAAGCGATCGCAATTCTTCAATTTTCAACTCTCCAGAGGAAACAGAAGGTACAAATCCTAATAAATTCCCTTGTCGAAAATCATCGCTGAGTTGCACAACAATATATCCAATTCTATCGGCTAAAGCTTCTGGAGTAACTTTAACACAGTTATCTTCAGGTAATAGGGGTAAACATTCTATTTTTCCGATGTTTTTTAGAGTTAAATCGGCAGAATTAGATAAAAGTTTAACAATCGGATTCCAACTGTCATCGGAATCTAAATCAGTTTCGATTCCTAGCCATTGACAGTAATAATTTACCGCTAAAACGGCTAAGGTTTGATAATATACTTGGTCAGCTTTTTGAGGGTTGGGTTGCTGATTTTTAAAGCGTTGAGCAAGATGACGGTCTTT
Protein-coding sequences here:
- a CDS encoding DUF1822 family protein, which codes for MNSPLTIPLTLKDRHLAQRFKNQQPNPQKADQVYYQTLAVLAVNYYCQWLGIETDLDSDDSWNPIVKLLSNSADLTLKNIGKIECLPLLPEDNCVKVTPEALADRIGYIVVQLSDDFRQGNLLGFVPSVSSGELKIEELRSLLEWIDYLESLKEKPILSHWLQGIFTASWEAVEQIESLLESLQEQPAFNFRHRLTHSSPSLKIERAKLLNLERQGEQVALFVGLNPVSSSEIDISVQLYPQISQLYLPQDLQMMILDETGKSVMQSEAGGSENLQFNFRGEQGEHFSIKIVLGDVSIIQGFVV